The DNA sequence CGGGCGAACAGAACTCTTCCAGCGCCATTTCGAGGTGCTGGGCAATCATCTGCGCCGACCGGCCTTCAATGTGGTGCCGCTCAATGAAATGAACCAGATCGCCATCCTTGAAAATGCCAATGGCAGGCGAGGAGGGCGGGTAAGGCAGCAGATACTCACGCATTTTTGCCGTAGCGTCCAGGTCGGCACCGGCAAATACCGTTACCATCTGATCGGGCTTGACGGGGCTAAGGGCCAGGGCCGCTTTCACACCGGGGCGGGCAGCACCAGCTGCGCAGCCACAAACCGAGTTGACAACAACGAGCGTGGTGCCCTGTGCGTTTTCCATCGTGTTTACCACTTCTTCGGCGGTGGTCAGTTCCTGGAACCCAACGCTGGTCAGGTCTTCCCGCATCGGGACAAGCAAATGAGGAGGATACATAATTCGGTGTTCAGTTTTTAGTGTACAGTTCTTGTTGAGCGACTAGCCAATCGCATAACATCGATTGGCTCAATATTCGTTTACATGAAGCCCAATTCCAGCTTGGCAACTTCCGACATAAGCTCGGTAGAGTAAGGGGGATCGAACGTCAGCTCGACGCTTACGTCGTTCACACCCGGAACAGCCCGCACTTTA is a window from the Spirosoma rigui genome containing:
- a CDS encoding BrxA/BrxB family bacilliredoxin; the encoded protein is MYPPHLLVPMREDLTSVGFQELTTAEEVVNTMENAQGTTLVVVNSVCGCAAGAARPGVKAALALSPVKPDQMVTVFAGADLDATAKMREYLLPYPPSSPAIGIFKDGDLVHFIERHHIEGRSAQMIAQHLEMALEEFCSPANA